CTAACATATCAATCTTTTCTAACTGGGTTGCTGCACCAAATTCTGGTGTCATCACGTATAAAGAAGTATCAGAGTGTTCTATAATTTCGGTGTCTGATTGTCCGATTCCAGAAGTTTCTAAAATGATTAAATCAAACTCGGCTGCTTTTAAAACCTGAACAGCTTCGTTAACATATTTAGACAATGCTAAGTTAGATTGACGCGTAGCTAATGAGCGCATATAAACACGATCATTATTAATGGCGTTCATTCTAATTCGATCTCCTAAAAGTGCGCCACCTGTTTTTCTTTTTGATGGATCAACAGAAATTAAACCAATGGTTTTTTCGGGGAAATCAATTAAAAAACGACGAACCAATTCATCAACCAAAGAAGATTTACCAGCACCACCGGTTCCTGTAATTCCTAAAACTGGAGTTTTAGAAGTTTTATTTTTAGTGTGGATTTTATCTAAAGTATCTTTTGCAATTTCAGGAAAATTTTCTGCAGAAGAGATTACTCTTGCAATTTTACCAATTTCTTTATTTGCTAATTCTTTTAAATTTACATTTAATTTGTCCCCAATTGCAAAATCAGCAGTTTGTACCAAGTCATTAATCATTCCTTGCAAACCAAATTCTCTACCATCATCAGGAGAATAAATTCGGGTAATTCCATACTCCATTAATTCTTTAATTTCTTTTGGAAGAATTACACCGCCTCCGCCACCAAAAATCTTAATGTGTCCTGCACCTTTTTCTTGTAATAAATCGTACATATATTTAAAATACTCATTGTGCCCACCTTGATAAGAGGTAATTGCAATGGCATTTACATCTTCTTGAATGGCACAATTAACTACTTCTTCCACAGATCTATCGTGACCTAAGTGAATAACTTCCACTCCGGTAGATTGAATAATTCTACGCATAATATTAATGGAAGCATCATGACCATCAAAAAGTGCAGCAGCAGTTACAATTCGTACTTTATGTGTCGGTTTGTATGTTTTTATTTGTTTCATTCGTAATAGATGTTTGTATTTACGCGTGCAATTTACGGATTTAATAAAAATATAAGTTAATTTTAACGTAATCTTAAATGTTGAGGTTTGAGATTATTGGGTTTATACCATTTACATAAGCCTGAATAACGTTTAAATCTTTGGCAAAAGTGTGTCCTTTAAACCCGTTTATATCTTTTAGGATAACGTTGTCATTGTAAAATTTTAAATAAAGGGTAGAAAGTGGCGTGTAAGACCAATGCCATTTTTCTTCATGATACCCCGTTCTTCCATTTTCTTTGGATGTGTACACTTGATGAAACCCAAATCTAGCAGCATTTTTTAATAACCAATCGTATGTTTTTTTTCCTTGACCATGTAAAAAGTGAGTATTAGATAAACTATTAAGGTCTAAATCGGTTCCCCAATGATGTCTAGATGTAGAAGGCATTGAACTGTATTCAAGAATTTTTTGAGCTCTTTTTAAAGGGGCTAAATTTTTGAATTTCACATTCCATTTGTAATTCCATATATTCTTTTGATGCTCAAAGTTTCTAGTTCCAGAAATCACTTTTAAAGTAATCCCTTCTTTTTGAGCAGCATTTTTCATTTTAAGAAAAGCAGTCAACACTTCTTTTCTTAGATATATTTTTTTTGATGAATTTTCTTTAGGAACAATTACAAAATCGGGGTTTTTGGTGTAATCAAACTTTCCTAACACATAATTTTTTGTGAGGTATTTAGGAAGCAGCACAAGAGAGTCCTTTTTCTTGGCAACGGCAATTGTTTTTTCAGCAACTTTTTTCCGCTCTTTTTTACAGCCATTAATACATCCGAAGAAAATAAGAAGGATACTTAGTTTTATAAATAGTTTATAAATGCCCAAAACTTTCTGTTTTTTATGTAGTTAAAATCTTTTTCATGTTGATAAGCCTCCCGTTCGAAACTTAAATTTTTGTAGGCAAGATATCCATTTTTGTGCTTAAAAAATTTAAAAATCCATTCTAGTCCGTAAAAAAGATAGAAGAAGATTATTAGTAATTCCGCTTGCTGTTTTAAATGAATTTTCTCATGATTGATAAGTGTTTTGTCTTCTTTTAATTTTTTGTTTTTCAAGAAAATAAAAGGGAATAAAGTGATGCCAACAAAACCATTCGGAACAATATGTTTAAAAATTAAAATCATAAATAAGAGTGGGCTAAAACTTTAGCCTAAAATAACTAGATTTGTTTAGTATCACAAATTTAGTTTTTAAATGGCATAATTATTGCTCTTTGTTTTAAGTGTTAAAACCTTATTAATTACTCATTTTTAGAAAGATAGAATACTGTTTTAGCTTACGTTTTATTGTAGATTTGTTAACTGATTCAATAATTTAAAATAGATATCATGAAAAAAATATTCTTATTCCTGTTTAGTGCAGCGTTGCTAACCTCTTGTAATGCTATAAAAGTTACAACAGATTATGATAATAAAGTAGATTTTAATAAGTATAAAACCTTTGCTTTTTATAGACCGGGTATCGACAAAGCAGAAATTTCTGATTTGGATAAAAAAAGAATTTTACGTGCTATAGAATCTCAATTATTAGCGCAAGGTTTTTCTAAATCTGAAAATCCAGATATGTTGGTGAGTATTTTTACCAAGTCTAGAGAAAAAGTGAACGTGCAGCAAAATAATAATTTTGGATACGGTTATGGTTGGGGTTGGAATCCTTGGATGATGGGAGGCATGAATAATAATATTAACGTTTCTCAATACACAGAAGGTACCTTATTTATCGATTTTATTGATAAAAAGAAAAAAGAATTAGTTTGGCAAGGAATTGGTACTGGAGCTTTAAAACTTCAGAATAGAGAAAAAAAAGAGGCTAGAATTAATGAATTTGTAAAAGAGATTGTTTCTAGATTTCCTCCAGGACAAGAAAAATAAAAGTTTAAAAAGCGTTCTTAGGAACGCTTTTTTTATGGATTAAAATGATATTTTTGCAAGGTGTATAATAAAAGAGTAGAATTAGAGGAAGGTGATTTTTATGTAAATGAACAAGGTTATAAAGTGTTTACAGAAAAGTTTCACCTAAAAAGAGGATATTGCTGTAAAAGCGGATGTAAACATTGTCCTTATGGGTACGATAAAAAAACAGATTCTTTTAAATAACAAAGTGACTTTTAAAGGAAAATAGTTTCCAAAGAGTAGATAAATGATATAAATAAAATGATAAAAAGAATTTTAATTTTAGTGATGGCAGTTCAGCTTGTGGGATGTGCGGAATTGCAAAAAGTTGCAAATCAGGTAACACAAGGAACAGGTTTAAGTCAAGAGCAAATTGGGAATGGTTTACGTGAAGCTTTAGATAATGGAATAAAAAACCAGGTTTCTAAGTTAACAGCAACCAACGGGTTTTATAAAAACGAATTGGTAAAAATTATGTTACCAGAAGAATTACAAGCGGTAGATAATGGTTTGCGTAAAATTGGTTTGGGTAATTTAGCAGATGAAGGAATTAAAGTTTTAAACAGAGCAGCAGAAGATGCGGTAAAAACAGCGACTCCTATTTTTGTAAACGCAGTAAAAGATATGTCTTTTACAGATGCTAAAAATATTCTTTTAGGAGATCAAAACGCTGCAACAACGTATTTGCAAGGTAAAACTACAGAGAGTTTAACGGCTAGTTTTAGTCCAGTTATTAAAAATTCTTTCTCTAAAGTAGGTGCAGATAAGGTTTGGAGTAACTTAATTAGTAAATACAATTCTATTCCTTTTGTAAATAAAGTGAATCTAGATTTAACTCAATATGTAACAAACCAAGCTTTAAAAGGTGTTTTTACAATGATTGAAGTTGAGGAAAAAGGAATTAGAGAAAAAGCAGGTTTAAGAACTTCTGCTTTATTAAAACAAGTATTTGCGTTGCAAGACTAAATAATTTACTTTTTTTAGATATAAGGTTTAAAAGACTTCCTATTTAATAGGGAGTCTTTTTTTGTTATTTTAATAGCGCTTTTTAAGATAATTATCGTTCCATAATATCACGAATTCATTTCCAGTTGGCATCACCCTATTTTTAGTTATAAAAAGAATCTTTAGTGTTTTTTTTAAAAAAATCACGAGGAAAAAATTAAGAGGTCCTACTTTATCTTTTTTTTTAAAAAATAGCTAAAAAAAAAAGGTTTTTAGTTCTATGTGTTTGTTTGTTAGTGTTTTAGTTTGTTTTGTTGGTGCTTAATATCTTTTTTTTGAAAAAGCAAATAAAATTGATGAAATAAAATAAAATGGATTTTTTATAAAAAATACTTTAATTAAGAAAAATGAAGATAATCATTTTAATAAAATATTTTAAGAATTCATAGATTTTCTAAATAATTAACTTTCAAATTGCTATTTATTTACTTTTTTTGAATAAATATTGTGAAATTCGTTAACTTAATGTTAAATAAAAAACAGCTAATGTATTGAATTATCTTCAGTGATTTGTTAAAAATGATGAGTATTGTTCAATGGGATTAGTGGTTTCTGTCTTATAAATTAAATAAATGTTAATCTTAATTTTTTATATTAAGAAAAAATTAAGATTTTTGGCACATAATTAATTCAAATACATATAACAATGAGAAAATTTTTAAAGGTATCCCTAATGCTGTTTTTGGGGTTAATTGTGCAAGTTACTTTTGCTCAAAAGAAAACTATTTCTGGGACTGTCTCAGATCAATCAGGAAGTTTACCTGGTGTTAGTGTTTTAGTAAAAGGAACTACTAAAGGAGTTGAAACAGATTTTGATGGAAATTATAAAATTACTAGTAAAAAAGGAGACGTTTTAATATTTAGCTACTTAGGTTTTAAATCAGTAGAAAAAAAAGTAGGTAATTCTGCTTTTATTAATGTTACTTTAGAAGAAGATAATAGTGTATTAGATGAAGTTATTGTTGTGGCTTACGGAACAACAACTAAAGAAGCCTTTACAGGTTCTGCTAATGTTGTTGGAGCAACAGATTTAGCACTTAGATCTGTAACATCTCCAATTGGAGCTATAGAAGGTAAAGCAACTGGAGTTCAGTTTCTTTCAGCTTCTGGGCAACCAGGGTCTTCACCAGATATTGTAATTCGTGGTGTTGGTACTCTTAATGGTTCTACAGATCCATTATTTATTGTAGATGGAATGCAGTTTGATGGATCTTTAGGTTCTATCAACCAAGATGATATTGCTTCTATGACTGTTTTAAAAGATGCAGCTTCTACATCTTTATATGGTTCTAGAGCAGCAAATGGTGTTGTTATTATTACAACTAAAAAAGGAAAAAAGAATAGAACTACTGTAAGTGCATCTACTCAGTATAGTGTAATTACAAGATCTATACCTAATTATGATATGGTAGGAGCAGGTTCTTATTATGAGTTAATGTGGGAAGGTTACAAGAATACAATTGGTGGTGCAAACCCAGAAGTTGAAGCTTCTGCAAAAATCTATAACCAATTAGGTTATAACCCATTTGATGTTGCAAATGATCAAATTGTTGGTACAGATGGTAAATTAAATCCTAGTGCTAACCTTAAATATCAATCTTTAGATTGGTTCGATTATTTAGAGAGAACGGGTAGTAGAAAAAATCATTCTGTAAACGTTTCTTCTGGTGGCGAAAATCATTCTATATTTTATTCTGCTTCTTATTTAAAAGAAGAAGGGTATGTTATTGAAAGTGATTATGAGAGAGTTACTAATAGATTAAATGCAGATTTTTCACCAACTAAAAATCTTACTGTTGGTGGTAGTGCGTATATTACAACTACAAATTCTCATGGGCCAACTAGTGGAGGTGATAGTTCTACAGCAAACCCTTTTGCTTGGGCTAACAGTTTAGGTCCTATTTATCCAGTTTATCAAGTAGATAATAATGGTAAGATTGTAAATGATGCTTCAGGAAACCCTTTATATGATTTAGGAGAAGGATATCCAGCTAACAACATTCAAACAAGACCATACAATCCAGGGAGACATGGTATTGCTGAGTTAATTTTAAACGAAGATCAAGATAAACTTAATCTTTATGGATTTAGAAATTATGCTGAACTTACTATTTTAGATGGTTTAAAAGCTAGAGTATCTTACGGTAGAGATATTCAAGACAATATTACTAAAGGATATGAAAACGAAACTGTAGGTGATGGTGCTCCAACAGGTAGATATAGTGAAGATAGATACAGAAGAGTTATTGAAAACTTTAATCAAGTTTTAACATACAATACTTCTATTAAAGATGTTCATAATGTAGACGTAACTTTAGGACACGAGAGTATGAATAGAGAGTTTTCTACATTAGGAGGTATTGCCAATACTCAAACTGCTACTGGTATTTATGAGTTTGATAATTTTGCAGCAGGAGATAATGTAAATGGAAATAGTACAGACCATAGAATAGAAGGGTATTTTGCAAGATTAAATTATAATTTTGATAGCAAATATTACTTAAGTGCTTCTGCAAGAAGAGATGGTACTTCTAGATTTTCTAAAGATGCACGTTGGGGAACGTTTTATTCAGTAGGTGGTTCTTGGAGAATAGACCAAGAGAGTTTTATGGAAAACGTTTCTTTCATCGATAGATTAAAATTAAGAGCCTCTTATGGTGAAATTGGAAACGAAAGACTTGGTACTTTTTATGCTTCTCAAGCATTGTATGAAATAATACCAAACGCAGGTGCACCTGGTATTATTTGGTCTAATACAGGAAATGTAGATTTAGAATGGGAGAACCAAATTAGTTGGGATGTTGCATTAGAGTTTGGTTTGTTTAATAATGTATTAGAAGGTTCTGTAGAATTTTATAAAAAAACTTCACAAGATTTATTATATGAATTAGGTATTCCTCTTTCTGAAGGATTAGATGTGTTTCCTACAAATTTAGGAGATATTTATAACCAAGGTTTAGAACTTAGTTTAACAGGTCATATCTTAAATACTAAAGATTTTAATTGGGACTTATCTGTACAAGCATCTACTTTTAAAAATGAAATCACTAAAATTGATAGTCCAGCAGATAACGGATCAAAACGTTGGGAAGTAGGTAGATCTAGATATGATTATTACATTTATCATTATGCAGGTGTAGATGTAGATAATGGTGATGCTTTATACTATATGTTTGAAGATACTGATGACGGAGGAAGAACTGCTGTTTTAAATGCAGATGGTACACAAGCAACTACTAACGATTATCAAGAAGCTGGAGAAGCATTTACAGATAGTAGTAGTATTCCTGATTTAATTGGGTCTGTATCTAACTCTTTTAGATATAAACAATTTTCGTTAGATTTCTTATTTACTTTTGGTATTGGAGGAGAAATTTTAGATAGTGGATACTCTTCATTAATGCACGCTGGTACTTTTGGTAGATCTTTACATGTAGATGCAGAAAATGCTTGGAGAGCTCCAGGAGATATTACAGATGTACCTCGTTTAGAAAACGGAGACCCTAACCAAACAGTTGCTGGTTCTACTCGTTTTTTAACAGATGCTTCTTACCTTTCTTTAAAAAACGTAAACTTCGGATATAATTTTGATAAAAATGTATCAGAAAAATTAGGTTTAAGTAATTTACGCGTTTCTCTTTCTGCAGAAAATGTTTTTATCAGTACAAAAAGAAAAGGATTAAATCCTCAATATAGTTTGTCAGGAACACAAACTGCATCTGACTATAGTCCTTCTAGAACAGTTACTTTAGGCTTAAATTTATCTTTCTAGAAATTATTAAATTATATAAACTATAAATAAAATATTAAATTATGTTACGAAAAATTAACCTATTAATTTTAGGATTACTAGCAGTATTTGTTACTGGTTGTTCTGAAGATTTTCTAGAAACAACGCCAACAGATTCTATTGCAGAAGCAGACGCCTTTGCTAGTGTAGACAATATGTTTTTGGTATTAAATGGATTGCATAGAGTTATGTATGCTCAAAATCCGATATCAGGAGGAACTTCAAGTAGAAGTGGACAGAGTTTTTATATGCCAGCTTTAGATGCTATGGGGGGGGAAATGATTCACTCGGCACCAGGTAATGGTTGGATGACAAGTGAGTTAAGATGGTTAACACATACAAACGCCAACTTTACAACAGTAAATAACTTTTGGTACATGCGTTACCATATTATAGCAACATCTAATAACTTAATTAATTTAATTGCGGCAAACGGTTATCCAGAAGCAGATGCAGATGTAAGAAATATTCTTGGTCAAGCGTATGCTTATAGAGCTTGGGCGTATCACCAATTAGTATCAACTTTTGCAAAAGGCTATTTAATTGGTACTCCTGCTACAGACCCTGGTGTTCCTTTATTGTTGGTTACAGGTGCTCCTTTTACTAGTGAAGGTAGAGCAACTGTACAGGTAGTATATGACCAAATAAATGATGATATTGCAAAGTCTATTACTTATTTTAATGGTGCTTCTGACCCTGATAATAAATCTCATTTATCTATAAATGCAGCTCATGGTTTAAAAGCAAGAATAGATTTAACTCAAGGTAACTGGAAAGACGCAGCAGACGCAGCAATAGCAGCACGTGCAGGTTTTCCTTTGTTAGATGAGTCTGATTGGTTATCTGGTTTTAATACTGTAGATCTTTCTGAAGTAATTTGGGGAGGAACTGTTATTGATTCAGAGACAAACTATTATCAATCTTTTTTCTATTTTATTAGCCCTACTTTTAATGGTAGTCAAAATAGATCTAACCCTAAGTTAATAAATAAAGAAGTGTATGATGCAATTCCATCTACAGACTTTAGAATTAATATGGCATTACCATTGGCTCCAAATACAAACTCTTCTGCTTCTAACGGAGAAGGAGGTAGTTATGAGACAGATCCAAACTATGATTCTTCAGATGAATTTTGGGATGCTTGGGAAGCTATTATAACTAAATACGGAATGACTACAGGTCATAATACACACCCTTACATGGCTGTTAAGTTTTTACAGAAAAATCCAGGAACGATAGATCCAGATGACGTTATTTATATGCGTGCTTCAGAAATGTATTTAATAGAAGCAGAAGCTAAAGCAATGCAATCTGATGTTACGGGTGCTCAAGCAGTACTTCAAGTTTTTGGATCTTCAAGAGATACAGCTTATGATTCGTCTATTTATACTACTAAAGATGCTTTAATGGAGCACATTAAGTGGCAAAGAAGAGTAGAACTTTATGGAGAAGGATTTAGTTTTCATGACCATATCCGTTGGGATGAAGGGATTGATTTAACAAACTCTGGAGCTGATGATAACTTATATAGAGATGGTTTTATGCAAGCAAAACCTTCTTTAAATGATGCTTGGATTTGGAAAATTCCACAAGATGAAATTGATGCAAACCCGAATTTAACGGAAGCAGATCAAAATTAAGAAGTTATTTTTAACTTTATTAAATAGTAAAACCACCTTTTTTAAGGTGGTTTTTTTATGAAAGATATTCTGTGAAAAGTAAAAGCAGGTTTAAGAACTTCTGCTTTATTAAAACAAGTATTTGTGTTGCAAGACTAAGTTTTGCAAAAAAAATATTTGTTAAAAAATCTCTGTGTTTTTTTAACAAATAGATTTTTTTATTTAGTAAGGTTTTCTAGACAAATGCTTCTTTAATGCAAAGATTTAAAGTAATCAAACGCTTTTAGTAATCTACTTCCGGTCCAAGAAAACATTTCTCCATCTACAAGTATCGCTTTTGCTTTAGAGGTGTTTTTTTCTGCTTCTAAGAGATGTTCTTGCTTAAAAGGAAATGGTTCTGAAGATAATAAAACTAAATCAAGTTGTGTGTTTAATTTCATTTCTTCTAAATCCACTTCAGGGTAGCGTTTTTTATGCTGATAGATATTATCAAACTTGTTTAATTCTAGTAAATGATTGATAAAAGTAGTATTTCCAGCAGCCATCCAAGGATCTTTCCAAATAAAATAAACTACTTTTTTTGTTGCTTTGTTTTTGATGAATTGCTTAAAATCTGTCAGTTTAAGACTAATTTTGGTAATCATTTCTAAAGCGTTACTTTCTACAGAAAATAGATTTCCGTATTGTTTTATAAGTGCTAGATTATCATCAATCGTAAAAATATCTGAAACATGAGTTGGTGCAATTTGTTCACAGATTGCTACAATTTCTTTGCTGTTTTCTTCCTTATTACAAAGGATAATATCAGGCTGTAAAGCCTTAATTTTTTCTGGGTGAATACTTTTTGTACCCCCAACAATTGTTTTGGTTTGTTTTAAGTTTACAGGATGTATACAAAACTTAGTAATACCAACAATAGAATCTTCTAAACCTAAATCTACCAGTAATTCAGTTAAACTCGGTACAAGAGAAATAATCCGTTTTGGTGTTTTTTTAAACGCCAATATTCTGCCTATTTGATCTTGAACCTGCATCTAATTATTGATTTAAAATTTCTGCCATTTCTTGTTGTAATTCTGCTGCTTTTATCGCAGCTTTAGTTGCAAAGTCTTCGTTTTTAGAAGCGTAAATAATTCCTCTAGAAGAGTTAATTAGTAAACCTACATTTTCTGATAAACCATATGTACAAACATCTTGTAAATTACCACCTTGTGCACCAACACCCGGAACTAATAAAAAAGAATTCGGAACAATTTTTCTAATTTCTTTAAAGTATTCTGCTTTTGTAGCACCTACAACATACATTAAGTTTTCTGAGTTTTTCCATCCTTTAGAAGTCTCTAAAACCTCTTTGTATAATTCTCTACCATTTACTTCTTTTGTTTGAAAATCGAAAGCCCCTTCATTAGATGTCAAAGCCAACATAATAGTATGTTTGTTTTTAAAAGCTAAAAAAGGCTCTACCGAATCTTTACCCATATAAGGCGCAACAGTAACCGAATCGAATGCTAAATCTTCAAAGAAAGCTTTTGCATACATGGTTGAGGTGTTGCCAATATCGCCGCGTTTTGCATCTGCAATGGTGTAGATTTCTGGGTAATTACTATTTAAATACTGAATGGTTTTTTCTAGAGATTGCCAACCTTTAAGACCGTATGCTTCATAAAAAGCTGTGTTTGGTTTATAAGCAACACATAAATGATGGGTAGCATCAATAATTGCTTTGTTAAATGCAAAAATAGGATCTTCTTCTTTTAAAAGATGCGATGGAATTTTGTTTAAATCCACATCTAATCCGATGCATAAAAATGAATTTTTCTTTTTAATTTGGGCAATAAGTTCTTGTGTTGTCATTGGTTTTTTAATAGTTACGCAAAAGTAGGTATTTTTGTTTTTAAATAAAGTGTCTAATTGTAAGTATTAGAAATTTTAGAAGACCAAAATTAAAAATAAATTTATGTTTAAAAAAGTGTCTATTTTAGTTTTACTAGCTGTTTTTATGAGTTGTAATTTAGAAAAACCAACGGTGTTTTCAGAAAAAGCTTTAAAGGAAAAAGTATATAATTTAAATGATGAGGTTGCAAACTTTAAAGAAGTATTGGAGCAATACAAAGGAAAAAAGATACTTATTGATGTTTGGGCTTCTTGGTGTAGAGATTGTATTGCAGGAATGCCAAAAGTAAAAGCATTGCAAAAAGAGTTTCCGGAGGTAGTTTATCTCTTTTTATCTGTTGATGAAAAAAAAGGATCTTGGAAAAGAGGAGTGGAGCGTTACAATGTTATTGGTGAGCATTACAATTTACCAAAAGGGATGAAAAAAGGAGATTTAGTCGATTTTTTAAATGTAAGTTGGATTCCGAGATATGTTGTTGTAGATGAAAACGGAGGAATTTCTTTATTTAATGCCACAGATGCTGCGGATAAAGACGTTATTGAGGCATTAAAAAAATCTATATAAAACGTTATCGTAACTATTTACTTTTCTAAGTGTTTTTTGTCTTTCCATTTCTTAAATTTACATCCAAATTAAAAAAAACATTAACAAGCGCCTTTTAGGTGATAAAATAACAATTATGAGAACAAAAATAGTAGCAGGTAACTGGAAAATGAACAATGATAAGTCGGAAAGTAAAAAACTTATCAAAGATTTAAAAAAAGCAATTAAAAAAGAGAAGTTAAAAAATACTCGTGTAATTGTTGCTCCTACTTTTGTAAATTTATCTGCTTCTTTAAAAGCAGCTAAAGATTCTAAAATTGAAGTGGTTGCACAAAATATGCACCAAGCTAAAAACGGAGCGTATACAGGAGAAATTTCTGCAGATATGTTAAAAGCAATCGGAATTAAAACGGTTATTTTAGGACATTCTGAAAGAAGAACTTATTTTAATGAAACAGATGCATCTTTAGCAGCAAAAGTAGATGCTATTTTAGCAAATGATTTAGAAACTATTTTCTGTTTTGGAGAATTGTTAGAAGACAGAAAATCTGAAAACCATTTTGCAGTTGTAGAAAGTCAAATTTCTAATGCTTTATTTCACTTAGAAGCAGATGCTTGGAAAAGTATTATTTTAGCATACGAACCAGTTTGGGCAATTGGTACAGGAGAAACTGCAAGTGCAGAACAAGCACAAGAAATGCATGCTTTTATTAGAAGTATTGTAGGCAAAAAATATAATAAAGAAGTTGCTGATGAAGTGTCTATCTTATACGGAGGAAGTGTAAAACCTGCGAATGCTGAAGAAATTTTTTCTAAACCAGATGTAGATGGAGGATTAATTGGTGGAGCTGCTTTAAACGTAGATGACTTTACAGGAATTATTAAAGCTATTTAAGCATCGTATTTAAAGATATTTACAATAAATTTGCATCGAGATTTTAAAAATCTTGATGCATTTTTTTTACAAGAAAGTTTATGGACAATATTTATATAGAATACAATTTTACAGTAACACCAAAAGAACCTGGAACAGAAATTTTAATTGCAGAATTAGGAGAGGTTGGTTTTGAGAGTTTTGTTGAAAGCGAAAACGGAGTAACAGCTTACATTCAGAAAGATGATTGGAATACCGCCGTTTTAGAAGATATTTTTGTTTTAAATTCTGATGAGTTTTCTATTGAATACAACCAGAGTGAAATAGCGCAAACCAACTGGAATGCAGAATGGGAAAAGAATTTTTCTCCTATTCAGGTAGAAGATGTGGTAAGTATTCGTGCGCCATTTCATGAGAATCCTAATTTAAAATATGATATTGTAATAGAACCAAAAATGAGTTTTGGTACAGGTCATCATGAAACTACACACATGATGGTACAGCATTTATTACAATTAGATTTAGAAAATAAAAAAGTATTAGATATGGGATGTGGAACCGGAATTTTAGCAATTTTTGCTGAAATGAAAGGCGCAAATCCTATTGATGCCATAGATATTGATAATTGGTGTTACGAGAATTCAATAGAAAACGTAGAAAGAAATAATTGTAACCATATTTCGGTTTTTGAAGGGGATGCATCGCTTTTAATTAATAAAAAATATGATGTGATTATTGCGAACATCAATAGAAACATTTTATTGATGGATATGAAAGCGTATGC
The nucleotide sequence above comes from Polaribacter butkevichii. Encoded proteins:
- a CDS encoding M15 family metallopeptidase, which codes for MGIYKLFIKLSILLIFFGCINGCKKERKKVAEKTIAVAKKKDSLVLLPKYLTKNYVLGKFDYTKNPDFVIVPKENSSKKIYLRKEVLTAFLKMKNAAQKEGITLKVISGTRNFEHQKNIWNYKWNVKFKNLAPLKRAQKILEYSSMPSTSRHHWGTDLDLNSLSNTHFLHGQGKKTYDWLLKNAARFGFHQVYTSKENGRTGYHEEKWHWSYTPLSTLYLKFYNDNVILKDINGFKGHTFAKDLNVIQAYVNGINPIISNLNI
- a CDS encoding SusC/RagA family TonB-linked outer membrane protein, yielding MRKFLKVSLMLFLGLIVQVTFAQKKTISGTVSDQSGSLPGVSVLVKGTTKGVETDFDGNYKITSKKGDVLIFSYLGFKSVEKKVGNSAFINVTLEEDNSVLDEVIVVAYGTTTKEAFTGSANVVGATDLALRSVTSPIGAIEGKATGVQFLSASGQPGSSPDIVIRGVGTLNGSTDPLFIVDGMQFDGSLGSINQDDIASMTVLKDAASTSLYGSRAANGVVIITTKKGKKNRTTVSASTQYSVITRSIPNYDMVGAGSYYELMWEGYKNTIGGANPEVEASAKIYNQLGYNPFDVANDQIVGTDGKLNPSANLKYQSLDWFDYLERTGSRKNHSVNVSSGGENHSIFYSASYLKEEGYVIESDYERVTNRLNADFSPTKNLTVGGSAYITTTNSHGPTSGGDSSTANPFAWANSLGPIYPVYQVDNNGKIVNDASGNPLYDLGEGYPANNIQTRPYNPGRHGIAELILNEDQDKLNLYGFRNYAELTILDGLKARVSYGRDIQDNITKGYENETVGDGAPTGRYSEDRYRRVIENFNQVLTYNTSIKDVHNVDVTLGHESMNREFSTLGGIANTQTATGIYEFDNFAAGDNVNGNSTDHRIEGYFARLNYNFDSKYYLSASARRDGTSRFSKDARWGTFYSVGGSWRIDQESFMENVSFIDRLKLRASYGEIGNERLGTFYASQALYEIIPNAGAPGIIWSNTGNVDLEWENQISWDVALEFGLFNNVLEGSVEFYKKTSQDLLYELGIPLSEGLDVFPTNLGDIYNQGLELSLTGHILNTKDFNWDLSVQASTFKNEITKIDSPADNGSKRWEVGRSRYDYYIYHYAGVDVDNGDALYYMFEDTDDGGRTAVLNADGTQATTNDYQEAGEAFTDSSSIPDLIGSVSNSFRYKQFSLDFLFTFGIGGEILDSGYSSLMHAGTFGRSLHVDAENAWRAPGDITDVPRLENGDPNQTVAGSTRFLTDASYLSLKNVNFGYNFDKNVSEKLGLSNLRVSLSAENVFISTKRKGLNPQYSLSGTQTASDYSPSRTVTLGLNLSF
- a CDS encoding RagB/SusD family nutrient uptake outer membrane protein — protein: MLRKINLLILGLLAVFVTGCSEDFLETTPTDSIAEADAFASVDNMFLVLNGLHRVMYAQNPISGGTSSRSGQSFYMPALDAMGGEMIHSAPGNGWMTSELRWLTHTNANFTTVNNFWYMRYHIIATSNNLINLIAANGYPEADADVRNILGQAYAYRAWAYHQLVSTFAKGYLIGTPATDPGVPLLLVTGAPFTSEGRATVQVVYDQINDDIAKSITYFNGASDPDNKSHLSINAAHGLKARIDLTQGNWKDAADAAIAARAGFPLLDESDWLSGFNTVDLSEVIWGGTVIDSETNYYQSFFYFISPTFNGSQNRSNPKLINKEVYDAIPSTDFRINMALPLAPNTNSSASNGEGGSYETDPNYDSSDEFWDAWEAIITKYGMTTGHNTHPYMAVKFLQKNPGTIDPDDVIYMRASEMYLIEAEAKAMQSDVTGAQAVLQVFGSSRDTAYDSSIYTTKDALMEHIKWQRRVELYGEGFSFHDHIRWDEGIDLTNSGADDNLYRDGFMQAKPSLNDAWIWKIPQDEIDANPNLTEADQN
- a CDS encoding DUF5522 domain-containing protein, which encodes MYNKRVELEEGDFYVNEQGYKVFTEKFHLKRGYCCKSGCKHCPYGYDKKTDSFK
- a CDS encoding DUF4136 domain-containing protein, which produces MKKIFLFLFSAALLTSCNAIKVTTDYDNKVDFNKYKTFAFYRPGIDKAEISDLDKKRILRAIESQLLAQGFSKSENPDMLVSIFTKSREKVNVQQNNNFGYGYGWGWNPWMMGGMNNNINVSQYTEGTLFIDFIDKKKKELVWQGIGTGALKLQNREKKEARINEFVKEIVSRFPPGQEK
- a CDS encoding DUF4197 domain-containing protein, which encodes MIKRILILVMAVQLVGCAELQKVANQVTQGTGLSQEQIGNGLREALDNGIKNQVSKLTATNGFYKNELVKIMLPEELQAVDNGLRKIGLGNLADEGIKVLNRAAEDAVKTATPIFVNAVKDMSFTDAKNILLGDQNAATTYLQGKTTESLTASFSPVIKNSFSKVGADKVWSNLISKYNSIPFVNKVNLDLTQYVTNQALKGVFTMIEVEEKGIREKAGLRTSALLKQVFALQD